A region from the Flavobacterium enshiense genome encodes:
- a CDS encoding vWA domain-containing protein, with the protein MRTTLITSVLFAAALSFTNGISACSNVKNDNASMPITYAKTAKTENTKIQVAILLDTSNSMDGLIEQAKSRLWNIVNTLTTLKYHGKTPDIEIGLYEYGNDGLSAQSNYIRQVAPLTTDLDLISEKLFSLRTNGGSEYCGAVIADATKQLNWGKDQSNMKLIYIAGNEPFNQGGINYKEAISDALKKDIYINTIFCGNQEEGIRTFWKDGADAGKGKYFNIDSNKAVIYIVTPYDVRISECNAKINETYVSYGYKGAEKKKNQEMQDSNAQGVSAANYAERAVSKSKAVYKNDSWDLVDKVKDDESAIDKLKKEELPKELQNKSKAEIKVYVDKKAKEREVIQKEIGELAKKRQTYIDAEMKKTNAQDDLGGAINSSVIAFAKTKGYTVEK; encoded by the coding sequence ATGCGAACTACACTTATTACTTCCGTCCTTTTTGCAGCCGCCTTATCTTTTACGAATGGGATCAGCGCCTGCAGTAACGTTAAAAACGACAATGCTTCCATGCCAATCACTTATGCCAAAACAGCCAAAACAGAGAATACCAAAATCCAGGTGGCGATCCTTTTGGACACATCGAACAGCATGGACGGTTTGATTGAACAGGCAAAATCACGTCTGTGGAACATCGTTAACACATTAACAACACTGAAATACCACGGCAAAACCCCGGACATCGAAATCGGTTTATATGAATACGGTAACGACGGTTTATCCGCTCAATCCAATTACATCCGACAAGTTGCACCTCTGACCACCGATCTGGACCTTATTTCCGAAAAACTGTTCTCCCTTCGCACCAACGGCGGTTCGGAATATTGCGGTGCCGTGATAGCCGATGCCACCAAACAATTAAATTGGGGCAAGGACCAATCGAACATGAAATTGATTTACATTGCCGGAAACGAACCGTTCAACCAAGGCGGCATCAACTATAAAGAAGCCATCAGTGATGCACTGAAAAAAGATATTTACATCAATACAATTTTCTGCGGCAATCAGGAAGAAGGAATTCGGACTTTCTGGAAAGACGGAGCCGATGCCGGAAAAGGAAAATACTTCAACATCGATTCCAACAAAGCCGTGATTTACATTGTTACCCCTTATGATGTCCGAATTTCGGAGTGCAATGCCAAAATCAACGAAACATATGTAAGCTATGGGTATAAAGGGGCCGAAAAAAAGAAAAATCAGGAAATGCAAGATTCCAATGCGCAAGGAGTTTCGGCAGCAAATTACGCAGAACGCGCCGTAAGTAAATCAAAAGCAGTTTACAAAAACGACAGCTGGGATTTGGTAGATAAAGTAAAAGACGATGAAAGTGCCATTGATAAACTCAAAAAAGAGGAATTGCCGAAAGAACTGCAAAACAAGTCCAAAGCAGAAATCAAAGTTTACGTCGATAAAAAAGCGAAAGAACGCGAAGTTATTCAGAAAGAAATTGGCGAATTGGCAAAAAAACGCCAAACATACATCGATGCTGAAATGAAGAAAACCAACGCTCAGGATGATTTAGGCGGAGCAATTAACAGTTCGGTCATCGCTTTTGCAAAAACAAAAGGTTACACAGTAGAAAAATAA
- a CDS encoding PQQ-dependent sugar dehydrogenase encodes MKAVFLLFSLVFIQCTQHSQTVPPVIDLQSFATGFSLPVEITHCGDSRLFVVEQDGLIKILNSNGTTNATPFLNLSSLTNAGGEQGLLGLAFHPNYDSNGYFYVNYTKASDGATVIARYSVSAENPNVANPTGSILLTIPQPYSNHNGGTLKFGADGYLYIGMGDGGSGGDPGNRAQNIDELLGKMLRIDVDSGSPYGIPPGNPYASVAGADEIWALGLRNPWKFSFDRQNGDLWIADVGQNLHEEVNRAGSSEAGLNYGWRCYEGNSAYNTSGCAPQATYKTPLIVTDHSSGFCSITGGYVYRGTSYPGFQGKYFFSDYCKPQICMADASGNVFFSQTFSGNSFVTFGEDVNGELYVGSINNGVIYKLVDTTVMSVTKNNKKSFTIYPNPAKSQIFIRSNDESTYMTHAEILDFNGKKLISHRAEKMPQHSIETENLAIGLYLLKVFTNSGLVSTYKFSKK; translated from the coding sequence ATGAAAGCAGTATTCCTTTTATTTTCTTTGGTATTTATCCAATGTACACAGCATTCCCAAACCGTGCCTCCGGTTATTGATTTGCAAAGTTTTGCAACTGGATTTTCATTGCCGGTAGAAATAACGCATTGCGGAGACAGCCGACTTTTTGTAGTGGAACAGGACGGTCTTATCAAAATCCTTAATTCCAACGGAACTACTAATGCAACTCCATTTTTAAACCTTTCTTCCTTGACTAATGCCGGCGGCGAACAGGGATTACTTGGATTGGCATTCCATCCCAATTATGATTCAAACGGTTATTTTTATGTGAACTACACCAAAGCCAGCGACGGAGCAACCGTTATTGCCAGATATTCGGTAAGTGCCGAAAATCCCAATGTGGCCAATCCTACAGGAAGCATTCTATTAACCATACCTCAGCCCTATTCCAACCATAATGGCGGTACGCTGAAATTTGGCGCCGACGGTTACTTATACATTGGCATGGGTGATGGCGGAAGCGGCGGTGATCCAGGCAACAGAGCTCAGAACATTGACGAACTTCTTGGAAAAATGCTTCGTATTGATGTCGATTCAGGTTCGCCTTATGGAATTCCACCAGGCAATCCCTATGCAAGTGTTGCAGGAGCTGATGAAATATGGGCGCTCGGACTTCGAAATCCTTGGAAATTCTCTTTCGACAGACAAAACGGCGATTTATGGATAGCAGATGTGGGTCAGAACCTACATGAAGAAGTCAATCGTGCCGGAAGTAGCGAAGCAGGGCTCAATTATGGATGGCGATGTTATGAAGGAAATTCCGCTTACAATACGTCTGGTTGTGCACCGCAGGCTACTTATAAAACCCCTTTAATAGTAACGGATCACTCTTCCGGATTCTGCTCTATCACGGGAGGATATGTTTATAGGGGTACCAGCTATCCCGGTTTTCAGGGTAAATACTTCTTTTCGGATTATTGCAAACCACAAATCTGCATGGCAGACGCATCAGGGAATGTTTTCTTTTCACAAACCTTCAGCGGCAACAGCTTTGTGACTTTTGGGGAAGATGTAAACGGAGAGCTGTATGTCGGCTCTATCAATAATGGGGTTATTTACAAGTTGGTTGACACAACTGTTATGTCGGTCACAAAAAACAACAAAAAATCATTTACGATTTATCCTAATCCTGCAAAATCGCAAATTTTTATACGAAGCAATGATGAATCCACTTATATGACTCATGCAGAGATTTTGGACTTCAACGGAAAAAAGCTGATTTCCCATCGGGCTGAAAAAATGCCTCAGCATTCCATTGAAACGGAAAACCTGGCGATTGGCCTTTATTTGTTGAAAGTGTTTACTAATTCAGGTCTCGTTTCAACCTACAAATTTTCAAAAAAATAA
- a CDS encoding aldo/keto reductase yields the protein MKYTTLPHTDLKVSEICLGTMTFGNQNTEAEAHSQLDYAIERGINFIDTAEMYPIGGNEHIFGSTERFIGSWINKIGNSRREELIVATKIAGPNRGLGYIRKPLDFSKKSIHEAVDLSLKNLQTDYIDLYQMHWPERVMNMFGKRGVSEIDNQWNDNILEVLTVFDGLIKEGKIKHIGVSNENPWGVMKFLNESEKHNLPRIATIQNPYSLLNRLFEVGLSEICVREKVSLLAYSPLGFGFITGKHLNGIVPNSRLDLFPQFTRYTNENCHKATKLYQDLAHDNDLALTEMAIAFVHQQQFVTSTIIGATTMSQLEEDINAFDVVLTDAVLAEINKIQESVPNPAP from the coding sequence ATGAAATATACCACTTTACCTCATACCGATTTAAAAGTAAGCGAAATTTGTTTAGGCACGATGACCTTCGGAAACCAGAATACGGAAGCCGAAGCCCATTCTCAATTGGACTATGCCATAGAAAGGGGAATTAATTTTATCGATACGGCCGAAATGTATCCGATTGGAGGTAACGAGCATATTTTTGGAAGTACCGAACGTTTTATTGGAAGCTGGATTAACAAAATCGGAAATAGCAGAAGGGAAGAACTGATCGTGGCGACTAAGATCGCCGGACCTAACCGCGGATTGGGCTATATTCGTAAGCCGCTCGATTTCTCAAAGAAAAGCATACATGAAGCGGTAGACTTGAGTTTGAAAAACTTGCAGACGGATTACATCGATTTGTATCAGATGCATTGGCCTGAGCGTGTGATGAACATGTTCGGAAAGCGAGGGGTTTCGGAAATAGACAATCAATGGAATGATAATATCCTGGAAGTTCTGACTGTTTTTGATGGTTTGATTAAAGAGGGTAAAATCAAACATATCGGGGTTTCCAATGAAAATCCTTGGGGTGTAATGAAGTTTTTGAACGAAAGTGAAAAACATAATTTGCCGCGAATTGCCACTATTCAAAATCCTTATTCGTTATTGAACCGATTGTTTGAAGTGGGACTTTCTGAAATCTGTGTGCGAGAGAAAGTTAGTTTGTTGGCCTATTCACCGCTTGGGTTCGGTTTCATCACCGGAAAGCATTTAAATGGTATTGTGCCAAATTCCCGCCTGGATTTGTTTCCTCAATTTACCCGTTATACGAATGAAAACTGCCATAAGGCGACAAAATTGTATCAAGATCTGGCTCACGATAATGATCTGGCGCTAACGGAAATGGCAATTGCTTTTGTGCATCAGCAGCAATTTGTAACATCAACAATCATTGGGGCTACGACAATGAGTCAATTGGAAGAAGACATCAATGCCTTCGATGTGGTTCTGACCGATGCGGTTTTAGCTGAAATCAATAAAATTCAGGAATCAGTTCCGAATCCGGCGCCTTAA
- a CDS encoding OmpA family protein yields the protein MIKHVSAGILALALTTSCVSKKMYTDLETKFADLKKENRQLADDNAALSTSKSQLENDKTTLQAELDKLKAERDKLASDYAAASNNLKTLQSSYNALEKNSDEALKSNMDKNRDLLAQLEAKEKALAAERTRLDKLNRDLKDRSDRVNELESMIAAKEAAMNKLKETLSKSLRAFEGKGLTVQQKDGKVYVSMENKLLFQSGSWVVNPDGKKAVDLVGKVLGDNPDISVLIEGHTDNDKINGAIGGGVENNWDLSTKRATAIVNILTSNGMVRKENLTAAGRGEYSPLMSNETVEGKAKNRRIEIILTPKLDEITKMLNEI from the coding sequence ATGATAAAACATGTGTCTGCGGGAATTTTGGCGTTAGCCTTAACAACCTCTTGTGTTTCTAAAAAAATGTATACGGATTTAGAAACCAAATTCGCCGATTTAAAGAAAGAAAACCGTCAGTTGGCCGATGATAATGCTGCATTATCAACATCTAAAAGCCAATTGGAGAATGATAAAACCACATTGCAGGCGGAACTGGATAAACTGAAAGCCGAAAGAGACAAACTGGCTTCGGATTATGCAGCGGCAAGTAATAATTTGAAAACGTTGCAGTCTTCGTATAACGCTTTGGAAAAAAACAGCGACGAAGCTTTAAAATCCAATATGGATAAAAACCGTGATTTGTTGGCTCAATTGGAAGCGAAAGAAAAAGCTCTTGCTGCTGAAAGAACGCGTTTGGACAAATTAAACAGAGATCTGAAAGACCGTTCCGACCGTGTAAACGAATTGGAAAGCATGATTGCAGCCAAAGAAGCGGCTATGAACAAGCTGAAAGAAACTTTGTCAAAATCACTACGAGCGTTTGAAGGTAAAGGTTTGACTGTGCAACAAAAAGACGGAAAGGTTTATGTTTCCATGGAAAATAAATTGTTGTTCCAATCTGGTAGCTGGGTAGTAAATCCAGACGGAAAAAAAGCGGTGGACTTAGTGGGGAAAGTTTTGGGGGATAATCCTGATATTTCCGTATTAATTGAAGGACATACCGATAACGATAAGATAAATGGAGCTATTGGCGGAGGTGTGGAAAATAACTGGGATCTGTCTACCAAACGGGCCACAGCAATCGTGAATATCCTTACATCAAATGGTATGGTTAGAAAAGAAAATTTAACTGCGGCTGGTCGTGGAGAGTATTCGCCTTTAATGAGCAACGAAACAGTGGAAGGTAAAGCGAAAAACCGTCGTATTGAAATCATCCTGACACCAAAATTGGATGAAATCACCAAGATGTTAAACGAAATTTAA
- a CDS encoding exodeoxyribonuclease III, whose amino-acid sequence MKIISYNVNGIRAAITKGFIEWLQSANPDVICLQEIKATPEQIPTLDFELSGYPYHYWFPAEKKGYSGVAILSKVAPKNVVYGTGIDYMDKEGRNLRIDFDDFSVMSLYLPSGTNIDRLDHKFQYMDDFQAYVNNLKKEVPNLIIGGDYNICHEAIDIHDPIRNAKVSGFLPEERAWLDNFMKSGFIDSFRHFNKEPHNYSWWSYRANARNNNKGWRIDYNLVSEPMKNRLKRAVILPEAKHSDHCPVLVEIE is encoded by the coding sequence ATGAAGATTATATCCTATAACGTCAACGGAATACGTGCTGCCATCACCAAAGGTTTTATCGAGTGGCTGCAAAGCGCTAATCCTGACGTGATTTGCCTGCAGGAAATTAAAGCTACTCCCGAACAGATTCCTACGCTAGATTTCGAACTTTCAGGTTATCCATATCATTATTGGTTCCCTGCGGAAAAGAAGGGTTACAGTGGTGTGGCCATACTTTCAAAGGTAGCGCCTAAGAATGTAGTGTATGGAACCGGAATCGATTATATGGACAAGGAAGGACGAAACCTGAGAATTGATTTCGATGATTTTTCGGTGATGAGTTTGTATTTGCCTTCCGGAACGAACATAGACCGTTTAGATCATAAGTTTCAGTATATGGACGACTTTCAAGCCTATGTCAATAATCTGAAAAAAGAAGTTCCGAATCTGATCATCGGCGGTGATTATAATATCTGTCACGAAGCGATTGACATTCATGACCCAATCCGAAATGCTAAAGTATCCGGGTTTTTACCTGAAGAGCGTGCGTGGCTGGATAATTTCATGAAAAGCGGTTTCATCGACAGTTTCCGTCATTTCAATAAGGAGCCGCATAATTACAGCTGGTGGAGTTATCGCGCTAACGCTCGTAACAATAACAAAGGGTGGAGGATTGATTATAACCTGGTGAGTGAACCGATGAAAAACCGTTTAAAACGTGCCGTGATTTTACCGGAAGCCAAACATTCCGATCATTGCCCTGTATTAGTAGAAATAGAATAA
- a CDS encoding GNAT family N-acyltransferase: MGLVTAKEVAKAINADKYGFLGTFSGWLLMKALKISTLNKIYNRNKHLKDLEFLNAILDEFQIKFEIPEEDLKRLPKEGAYITVSNHPLGGIDGILLLKLMLEREPNFKIIANFLLHRIEPMKPYIMPVNPFENHKDAKSSVIGIKETLRHLSDGKPLGMFPAGEVSTYRDGELVVDKPWEEGAIKVIRKAQVPVVPIYFHAKNSRLFYLLSKIDDTLRTAKLPSELLTQKDRVIKVRIGKPIPVTEQNEYESLDAYSEFLRRKTYMLANPFETENKLLSAPSLKLPKNPKQIVTPAKQDLIIQEITELRKGDYRFLQSKNYEVFFVTADKIPNILHEIGRLREITFREVGEGTNEAIDLDKYDNYYHHMFLWDDDTKQIAGAYRMGLGSQIFAKYGIDGFYLQELFRFEPELFDMMSKSIEMGRAFIIKEFQQKPMPLFLLWKGIVHTTLHYPEHKFLIGGVSISNQFSEFSKSLMIEFMKSNYYDPYIAQYVHPKKEYKVKLKDADKDFIFDEAEHDLNKFDKIIDELEPGSLRLPVLIKKYIKQNARVVAFNVDPLFNNAVDGLMYIRIADIPESTMKPVIEEFQAELERKLAEKGENH; this comes from the coding sequence ATGGGTTTAGTTACTGCGAAAGAAGTTGCAAAAGCAATAAATGCTGATAAATATGGTTTTTTAGGAACCTTCTCAGGCTGGTTACTGATGAAGGCGCTTAAAATTTCCACCCTTAATAAGATTTACAACAGGAACAAGCACTTAAAGGACCTTGAATTCCTCAATGCTATATTGGATGAATTTCAGATTAAATTTGAAATTCCGGAAGAAGATTTAAAACGACTACCAAAGGAAGGAGCGTATATTACGGTTTCCAACCATCCGCTGGGTGGAATAGACGGCATTTTACTTTTAAAATTAATGCTGGAAAGAGAACCGAATTTCAAAATTATTGCCAATTTCCTTTTGCATCGTATTGAGCCGATGAAACCGTACATCATGCCGGTGAATCCGTTCGAAAACCACAAAGACGCAAAGTCAAGCGTTATCGGAATCAAAGAAACCCTTCGTCATTTAAGTGATGGAAAACCATTGGGGATGTTTCCCGCCGGAGAGGTCTCCACCTACAGAGACGGCGAGTTAGTCGTAGACAAACCTTGGGAAGAAGGCGCCATCAAAGTCATCCGAAAAGCACAGGTTCCTGTGGTACCGATTTATTTCCATGCCAAAAACAGCAGGTTATTTTATTTACTTTCAAAAATAGATGACACCCTACGCACGGCAAAATTACCTTCGGAATTATTAACACAGAAAGACCGTGTGATTAAGGTCCGCATCGGAAAACCTATTCCCGTAACGGAACAAAATGAATACGAATCGCTGGATGCTTATTCTGAATTTTTACGCCGGAAAACCTATATGCTGGCCAACCCTTTCGAAACAGAAAACAAACTGCTTTCGGCTCCAAGTTTAAAATTACCGAAAAATCCGAAACAGATTGTCACGCCTGCTAAACAAGACCTGATCATCCAGGAAATAACCGAACTACGAAAGGGAGACTATCGTTTTCTGCAAAGCAAGAATTACGAGGTTTTCTTTGTGACAGCAGATAAGATTCCGAACATCCTTCATGAGATAGGACGTTTGCGTGAAATTACGTTCCGCGAAGTTGGCGAAGGAACCAATGAAGCCATCGACCTGGACAAATACGACAACTATTACCACCACATGTTCTTGTGGGATGACGACACCAAACAGATAGCAGGAGCTTATCGTATGGGATTAGGATCGCAGATTTTTGCCAAATACGGCATCGACGGTTTTTATCTTCAGGAGTTGTTCCGATTCGAGCCGGAGTTGTTTGACATGATGAGCAAATCCATCGAAATGGGCCGTGCGTTCATTATCAAAGAATTCCAACAGAAACCAATGCCTTTGTTTTTGCTTTGGAAGGGTATTGTTCACACAACCTTACACTATCCGGAGCATAAATTCCTAATTGGCGGCGTAAGTATTAGCAACCAGTTTTCAGAATTTTCGAAATCGCTGATGATTGAATTCATGAAATCGAATTATTATGATCCATATATTGCACAATATGTACATCCTAAAAAAGAATACAAAGTAAAATTAAAAGACGCCGACAAAGATTTTATTTTTGATGAAGCGGAGCATGACTTAAACAAGTTTGATAAAATTATTGACGAATTGGAGCCTGGAAGTTTGCGCTTGCCGGTATTGATCAAAAAATACATCAAACAGAATGCTCGTGTTGTCGCTTTCAACGTCGACCCGCTATTCAACAATGCTGTTGACGGGCTGATGTACATCCGCATAGCCGATATTCCTGAAAGCACCATGAAACCGGTTATCGAGGAATTTCAGGCCGAACTGGAACGTAAACTAGCAGAAAAAGGGGAAAACCACTAA
- a CDS encoding T9SS type B sorting domain-containing protein: protein MRLLLFILLITYNITSAQLSKKHWIPPIHARIGETFVADHYIYLSTPETTPFQVTVTGGDGTPVDGSPFTISSGNPATVSIGFSQPSIMFLSNSDLNIVKQDKGLILEGSKEFYATFKVRAQNHAEILVAKGYQGIGTEFRLGGLPQNEDGDLRNFFASFMATENNTTVILSDYSPDVEFAMNGTTIDADTQTFIMNAGQSVTVSGYTNIPGNLTGFIGALVTSTKPIAVNTGNALAGMSTPRDGQDFTFDQIVPIEEVGTEYIVVKGNGSDNVEHPLAIATQDNTQIFINGSSTAFATINAGDYVLLPASFYQGTNNKNMYITSSKPIYMYQILGGTTSDATSGLNFIPPLSCFFQKTVDLIPSINSIGSTTYTSEIIAVTYAGSTIKINGNTISALPEPVLGNAQWVTYRLQGYAGNIKVESSGPLAVGLFGSSGAVGFAAYYSGFGSEPKDTQVAVCSNTTTDLFTKIDGNPEPGGTWTPPLASGTGVFDPAVDAPGIYNYNFTGLCAIVNVQVTVTIQQPQNPGNNAQIDVCNNNPTFDLFPLLGTGANSGGTWSPALASGTSIFNPAVDRSGIYTYTLAGDNVCAAVSATVTVTVNPAPTVAAISDYKICDDNLDGNDTNGSAMFNFSTKTSEILNDQTGIQVTYHLNQNDANTGNNPQTTLDTNDRTIYVRLTNSLTNCFVTSSFNLFVQPLPAINNTITLKQCDDNQDAITIFNLTEANALISIDPNVQFGYFRTNADAQANTNPITNVTNYTSGGEIIWIRVTNPNGCFRIATTTLVVSATQINASMAQILEECDVHIDQNDPANDGYAYFNFDSATTAILNSFTNSQNLTVTYYENLNDALAEENAVTGTAANPYRNITANTQTLYIRVDSNLNNECVGLGPFLTLVVNPLPKVELGDDFTLCLDPATGLGSQNIDATPSNPGNYHYDWNPANPSVDSNGNQNAVYNITQAGTYSVIVTETTTGCTNSDSIVIDSSSEPLSVSAVLISPLFSSGLATIQATAVGGYGTYEYNIDGVHWQSSNIFTGLTNGSYTISVRDKSECGIKVSNTVYTVTYPNYFTPNGDGYNDTWNIDNLLPTYEAKIYIFDRYGKLIKEISPNGAGWDGTFNGTTLPATDYWFKIEFTVNNARNEFRSHFTLKR from the coding sequence ATGAGACTTTTACTTTTCATATTATTAATCACTTACAATATAACGAGTGCCCAGCTAAGCAAAAAGCATTGGATTCCCCCAATTCACGCCCGAATCGGAGAAACCTTTGTTGCTGATCATTATATCTATCTATCAACTCCAGAAACAACGCCATTTCAAGTTACCGTTACAGGAGGAGACGGAACTCCTGTTGATGGCTCCCCGTTTACAATCTCTAGCGGAAACCCAGCTACTGTAAGCATAGGTTTCAGCCAGCCTTCAATAATGTTTCTGTCGAACAGCGACCTCAACATCGTAAAACAAGACAAAGGATTGATATTGGAAGGCAGTAAAGAATTTTACGCCACCTTTAAGGTTCGTGCACAAAATCATGCAGAAATCTTAGTTGCCAAAGGATATCAGGGCATCGGAACAGAATTTCGCCTTGGGGGTTTACCTCAAAACGAAGACGGTGATCTCCGGAATTTTTTCGCCAGTTTTATGGCGACCGAAAATAATACAACCGTAATTCTTTCGGATTACTCGCCTGATGTTGAATTTGCAATGAATGGCACCACAATAGATGCAGACACCCAGACATTTATAATGAACGCCGGACAATCCGTTACAGTATCCGGATATACGAATATACCAGGCAACTTAACTGGCTTCATAGGAGCATTAGTCACCTCTACCAAACCTATCGCCGTAAATACCGGAAACGCCTTGGCCGGCATGTCCACCCCACGAGATGGACAAGACTTTACTTTTGACCAGATTGTTCCAATAGAAGAAGTTGGAACGGAATACATTGTTGTGAAAGGAAATGGAAGCGACAATGTTGAGCATCCGCTAGCCATAGCCACACAGGACAACACCCAAATTTTCATCAATGGATCATCAACAGCATTTGCAACAATTAATGCCGGCGATTATGTATTGCTCCCTGCTTCATTTTATCAGGGGACAAACAACAAAAACATGTACATTACTTCATCCAAACCTATATACATGTATCAGATATTAGGAGGAACCACATCCGATGCCACATCAGGTTTAAATTTCATCCCTCCTCTGAGTTGCTTTTTCCAAAAAACAGTGGATTTAATTCCAAGCATTAATTCAATCGGATCAACCACTTATACCAGCGAAATTATCGCAGTAACATATGCCGGATCAACCATAAAAATAAACGGAAATACTATATCAGCACTACCGGAACCCGTTTTAGGAAACGCCCAATGGGTTACCTACAGACTTCAAGGTTACGCCGGAAATATTAAAGTCGAATCAAGCGGCCCGTTGGCAGTCGGACTGTTTGGATCAAGCGGTGCAGTTGGTTTTGCAGCCTATTACTCTGGTTTTGGTTCCGAACCAAAAGATACCCAAGTAGCCGTTTGCTCCAATACCACAACCGATTTATTTACCAAAATTGATGGAAATCCGGAGCCAGGAGGAACATGGACACCACCTTTAGCGAGTGGCACCGGCGTTTTCGACCCGGCAGTAGACGCACCAGGAATTTACAATTATAATTTTACAGGTCTGTGTGCAATTGTAAACGTTCAGGTTACTGTAACCATTCAGCAACCCCAGAATCCCGGCAACAACGCCCAAATAGATGTCTGCAACAACAACCCAACCTTTGATTTATTCCCACTTTTGGGAACAGGAGCCAACTCAGGAGGAACCTGGTCACCTGCTTTGGCCAGTGGCACATCTATTTTTAACCCTGCGGTTGATCGTTCAGGAATTTACACCTACACCCTTGCCGGGGATAATGTCTGCGCAGCGGTTTCCGCTACTGTGACAGTAACCGTGAATCCCGCTCCAACTGTAGCTGCTATATCTGACTACAAGATCTGTGATGATAATCTGGACGGAAACGACACTAACGGATCCGCAATGTTTAATTTCAGTACAAAAACAAGCGAAATTTTAAACGATCAAACTGGTATCCAAGTAACCTATCATCTAAATCAAAATGATGCAAACACTGGGAACAACCCTCAAACAACATTAGACACTAATGACAGAACTATATATGTACGTTTAACGAATTCATTGACAAACTGTTTTGTCACTTCATCATTTAACCTGTTTGTACAGCCTTTACCGGCAATAAACAACACCATCACATTAAAACAATGCGATGACAACCAGGATGCAATTACTATTTTTAATTTGACAGAAGCCAATGCTTTGATAAGCATTGATCCAAATGTACAATTTGGCTACTTCAGGACCAATGCGGACGCTCAGGCGAACACAAACCCTATAACCAACGTCACCAACTATACATCCGGAGGGGAAATCATCTGGATAAGGGTAACGAATCCTAACGGATGTTTCCGAATTGCAACCACAACACTTGTTGTGTCGGCGACTCAAATAAACGCTTCCATGGCACAAATACTGGAAGAATGCGATGTGCATATCGACCAGAACGATCCAGCAAATGACGGATATGCGTATTTTAACTTCGATTCGGCTACTACCGCTATTTTAAACTCCTTTACTAACAGTCAAAACCTGACAGTTACCTACTATGAAAATTTAAATGATGCACTTGCTGAAGAAAATGCAGTTACCGGAACAGCAGCAAACCCATACCGAAATATAACAGCAAACACACAAACCCTTTATATCCGCGTGGACAGCAACCTAAACAATGAATGCGTTGGATTAGGCCCTTTTTTAACCCTTGTCGTAAATCCGCTTCCGAAGGTAGAATTGGGTGACGACTTTACGCTTTGTTTAGATCCTGCAACTGGCTTAGGCTCTCAAAACATTGATGCTACACCATCAAATCCGGGTAATTACCATTACGACTGGAATCCAGCTAATCCAAGCGTTGACAGCAATGGAAATCAAAATGCTGTTTACAATATAACACAGGCTGGCACCTATTCTGTAATAGTAACCGAAACCACGACGGGATGTACTAATTCAGACAGTATTGTAATAGATTCGTCATCGGAGCCACTTTCCGTTTCAGCTGTACTTATCTCACCTTTGTTTTCCAGTGGACTTGCCACCATACAGGCTACTGCAGTTGGCGGATATGGAACATATGAATACAATATAGACGGCGTTCACTGGCAAAGCAGCAATATTTTCACCGGACTTACTAACGGAAGTTATACTATTTCAGTCCGAGACAAATCCGAATGCGGCATAAAGGTTTCCAATACAGTTTACACAGTAACCTACCCGAATTACTTCACGCCAAATGGTGACGGCTACAATGATACTTGGAATATAGACAATTTACTGCCTACTTATGAAGCGAAAATTTATATTTTCGACCGATACGGTAAATTGATAAAAGAAATCAGTCCGAACGGGGCTGGCTGGGATGGCACATTCAACGGAACTACGCTTCCTGCAACCGATTATTGGTTCAAAATTGAATTCACTGTAAATAATGCCCGAAACGAGTTCAGAAGTCATTTCACCTTAAAACGATAA